The proteins below come from a single Campylobacter sp. CCUG 57310 genomic window:
- a CDS encoding pitrilysin family protein, translating to MLLKYSKTKLKNGFEIYHIPLNKGSGVISVDLFYKVGSRNEVMGKSGIAHMLEHLNFKSTKNLKAGEFDEIVKGFGGMNNASTGFDYTHYFVKCSKQNLDKSLELYADIMSNLSLKDKEFQPERDVVLEERRWRTDNSPIGFLYFTLFNSAFIYHPYHWTPIGFIEDIKNWSIEDIREFHATYYQPKNAILLISGDIDKKSAFELGKKHFEGIKNSREIPKLHCIEPEQNGARRVEIYKDSEVEMLAMAFKVPSFTHEDQVGLNALSEYLSSGKSSLLHRILVDEKCLANQIYAYNMDNIDESLFIIMAVCNPDIKAEVLEQEIKAILEGVKTGKVDKDEITKIKNSIKSDFVYSFDSASRVANLYGSFLARGDIKPLFELESKIENLKAKDINEICKKYFTEKTSTTVILRKDAK from the coding sequence ATGCTTTTAAAATATTCAAAAACTAAGTTAAAAAACGGCTTTGAGATCTATCATATCCCCCTAAACAAAGGCTCGGGCGTGATAAGTGTGGATCTTTTTTATAAGGTTGGCTCCAGAAATGAAGTAATGGGCAAAAGCGGTATCGCGCATATGCTTGAGCACCTGAATTTCAAATCGACTAAAAATCTAAAAGCGGGCGAATTTGACGAGATAGTAAAGGGCTTTGGCGGTATGAATAACGCAAGCACGGGATTTGATTATACACACTATTTTGTAAAATGCTCAAAGCAAAATTTAGATAAATCGCTTGAACTATATGCCGATATCATGTCAAATTTGAGCCTAAAAGACAAGGAATTTCAGCCTGAGCGCGACGTTGTTCTTGAAGAGCGCAGATGGAGAACTGACAACTCGCCTATCGGGTTTTTGTATTTTACACTTTTTAATAGCGCATTTATCTATCATCCATACCACTGGACGCCGATAGGGTTTATAGAAGATATCAAAAACTGGAGCATTGAGGATATAAGAGAATTTCATGCGACTTACTATCAGCCTAAAAACGCGATACTTCTAATAAGCGGCGATATAGATAAAAAATCAGCCTTTGAGCTTGGTAAAAAGCACTTTGAGGGCATTAAAAACTCACGAGAGATACCAAAACTGCATTGCATAGAGCCCGAGCAAAACGGTGCAAGAAGGGTTGAAATTTATAAAGATAGCGAGGTTGAAATGCTTGCTATGGCGTTTAAAGTGCCTTCTTTTACTCACGAGGATCAAGTCGGTCTAAATGCGCTAAGCGAGTATCTAAGTAGCGGAAAAAGCTCGCTTTTGCATAGAATTTTAGTAGATGAAAAATGCCTTGCAAATCAAATTTACGCTTACAATATGGACAATATCGACGAGAGCTTGTTTATCATCATGGCCGTTTGCAATCCTGACATCAAAGCCGAAGTCTTAGAGCAGGAGATAAAGGCGATTTTAGAAGGCGTTAAGACGGGTAAAGTTGATAAAGATGAGATAACTAAGATAAAAAATAGCATAAAGTCTGATTTTGTATATTCGTTTGATAGCGCTTCAAGAGTGGCGAATTTATACGGAAGCTTCCTAGCTCGCGGAGACATCAAACCTCTTTTTGAACTTGAGAGCAAGATAGAAAATTTAAAAGCTAAAGATATAAATGAAATTTGCAAAAAATATTTCACCGAAAAGACCTCCACAACGGTAATCTTAAGAAAGGATGCAAAGTGA
- a CDS encoding 4Fe-4S binding protein: MLIKEGVAVWVDTTRCKACDICVSYCPAGVLGMRLEPSAVLGKMIEVVHEEACIGCRDCELHCPDFAIYVADKGFKFAKLSAESKARAQAVKANRYEKLGA; this comes from the coding sequence ATGTTGATAAAAGAGGGTGTCGCAGTTTGGGTTGATACGACTCGCTGTAAAGCCTGTGATATATGCGTTAGTTATTGTCCTGCAGGTGTGCTTGGTATGAGGCTAGAACCAAGTGCTGTGCTTGGTAAGATGATAGAGGTAGTGCACGAAGAGGCCTGTATAGGCTGTAGGGATTGTGAGCTTCACTGTCCTGATTTTGCGATTTATGTAGCCGATAAGGGCTTTAAATTTGCTAAACTTAGCGCGGAGAGTAAGGCTAGGGCCCAAGCCGTAAAAGCTAACCGCTACGAAAAGCTAGGAGCCTAA
- the rseP gene encoding RIP metalloprotease RseP yields the protein MKSIIFVILLLIAGVYAYSWYFFITVFAISFLVFFHELGHFTAARILKVGVLKFSVGFGESLYSKKIGQTEYAISAIPLGGYVSLKGQDDSNPAAKSMDDDSYNKLTPLGRIFILFAGPFFNFALAFLLFIALGYIGVDRLAPVVGSVVPDSAALQAGIMKNDKILSIDGVTIREWDQITKQILPKPTTIEIEREGKILTINLTPKIGESLNLFREKIQKPLIGISPSGEIINLKNTGLNSIKFAYKETLEASKLIFIGIGKLIEGVVPMKDMGGIIQIADITSKAAKIGISTLLIITALISVNLGVLNLLPIPALDGGHILFNLYELIFRREMNEKVYIGLTYCGWALLLTLMIFATFNDILRLSGSGQ from the coding sequence TTGAAAAGTATAATATTTGTTATTTTACTCTTAATTGCAGGCGTTTATGCCTACTCTTGGTATTTTTTTATAACGGTTTTTGCCATCTCGTTTTTGGTATTTTTCCATGAGCTTGGACACTTTACGGCTGCTAGGATACTTAAGGTCGGCGTTCTTAAATTTAGTGTCGGATTTGGCGAGAGCCTATACTCAAAGAAGATCGGACAGACCGAATACGCCATATCAGCCATCCCGCTTGGAGGCTATGTAAGCCTAAAGGGGCAAGACGACTCAAACCCTGCGGCAAAAAGCATGGATGATGACAGCTACAATAAACTAACTCCTCTTGGACGTATCTTTATCCTCTTTGCAGGACCGTTTTTTAACTTCGCTTTGGCGTTTTTGCTTTTTATCGCACTTGGATATATCGGCGTAGATAGACTGGCTCCCGTTGTGGGAAGCGTTGTGCCTGATTCGGCAGCCCTACAAGCTGGCATCATGAAAAACGATAAAATTTTAAGCATTGATGGAGTTACTATCCGCGAGTGGGACCAGATAACTAAGCAAATTTTACCAAAGCCTACAACGATAGAAATAGAACGCGAAGGCAAAATTTTAACCATAAATTTAACCCCAAAGATAGGCGAGAGCCTAAATCTATTTCGAGAGAAAATCCAAAAACCGCTCATCGGCATATCCCCAAGCGGAGAGATAATAAATTTAAAAAACACAGGTCTTAACTCGATCAAATTTGCATACAAAGAGACGCTTGAGGCTTCAAAGCTCATATTTATAGGTATAGGTAAACTGATCGAGGGTGTCGTGCCAATGAAGGATATGGGTGGGATAATCCAAATAGCCGATATCACATCAAAAGCAGCTAAAATCGGTATCTCAACCCTGCTCATCATCACTGCTTTGATATCTGTAAATTTAGGTGTGCTAAACCTGCTGCCCATCCCTGCGCTTGACGGCGGACATATACTTTTTAACCTTTATGAGCTGATTTTTCGCCGCGAGATGAATGAAAAAGTCTATATTGGACTTACTTACTGCGGCTGGGCTTTGCTGCTAACGCTTATGATATTTGCAACGTTTAATGATATTTTAAGATTAAGCGGTAGCGGACAATGA
- a CDS encoding YggS family pyridoxal phosphate-dependent enzyme has product MSNLEEILKRINSTGLNEAVKLVAVSKNVTVKEVLELFNEGQVDFGENRVQELKNKQQILAEILPQNPIKWHFIGRLQSNKINQLISLRPTLWQSCESLKAALEVDKRLNYELECLLQINSAEEESKQGVEAKMAVETFLSIKERCKFLRPVGVMSIGAHVDDIKTIQKSFETTRKIYEELEQYGAKICSMGMSSDFELAIKCGSNMVRLGSVLYK; this is encoded by the coding sequence ATGAGCAACTTAGAAGAAATTTTAAAACGTATTAATAGCACCGGTCTAAATGAAGCCGTAAAGCTAGTTGCCGTCAGTAAAAACGTAACCGTAAAAGAAGTTTTAGAGCTTTTTAATGAGGGGCAAGTTGATTTTGGTGAAAATAGAGTCCAAGAACTTAAAAACAAACAGCAAATTTTAGCTGAAATTTTGCCACAAAATCCTATAAAATGGCACTTTATCGGTCGCCTTCAAAGCAATAAAATAAACCAGCTCATATCTTTGCGACCTACTCTTTGGCAAAGTTGCGAAAGCCTTAAAGCTGCTCTTGAAGTGGATAAAAGGCTTAACTATGAGCTTGAGTGCTTGCTTCAGATAAACTCCGCCGAAGAGGAGAGTAAGCAGGGTGTGGAAGCTAAAATGGCGGTGGAGACATTTTTATCTATCAAAGAGAGATGCAAATTCCTACGCCCCGTGGGTGTAATGAGTATCGGCGCGCATGTTGATGATATAAAGACTATCCAAAAAAGCTTTGAAACTACGCGCAAAATTTATGAAGAACTTGAGCAGTATGGAGCTAAAATTTGCTCTATGGGGATGAGTAGCGACTTTGAACTAGCTATAAAATGCGGCTCAAATATGGTTCGTCTTGGGTCTGTTTTGTATAAATAA
- a CDS encoding enoyl-ACP reductase, producing the protein MDKFADEFRGKTLVISGGTRGIGRAIVEEFAKIGANIAFTYNSNEELANTQAKELEEIFGIKARAYGLNILEPETYKDLFEQIDNDFDRVDFFISNAIISGRAVAGGYTKFMKLRPRGINNIFTATVNAFVVGAQEAAKRMEKTGGGSIISLSSTGNLVYIENYAGHGASKAAVEAMARYAATELGEKNIRVNVVSGGPIETDALRAFTNYEEVRDMTAKLSPLNRMGQPTDLAGACLFLCSSKASWITGHTFIIDGGTTFK; encoded by the coding sequence GTGGATAAATTTGCAGATGAATTTAGAGGAAAAACGCTAGTTATAAGCGGAGGTACAAGAGGAATAGGACGAGCGATCGTAGAGGAATTCGCCAAAATCGGAGCAAATATCGCTTTTACTTACAACTCAAACGAAGAGCTTGCAAACACGCAAGCTAAAGAGCTTGAAGAAATTTTTGGCATAAAGGCAAGAGCTTACGGACTAAACATTCTTGAACCGGAAACTTATAAAGATCTATTTGAGCAGATTGATAATGACTTTGATCGCGTGGATTTTTTCATATCAAACGCTATCATTTCAGGGCGCGCGGTTGCGGGTGGGTACACGAAATTTATGAAGCTTCGCCCAAGAGGGATAAATAATATCTTTACAGCCACCGTAAATGCCTTCGTAGTAGGCGCTCAAGAGGCTGCAAAAAGGATGGAAAAAACAGGTGGCGGAAGCATAATATCTCTTAGCTCAACGGGAAATTTGGTCTATATCGAAAACTATGCGGGGCACGGAGCTTCAAAAGCGGCCGTTGAAGCTATGGCAAGATATGCTGCAACCGAACTCGGAGAAAAAAACATCCGAGTAAATGTGGTAAGCGGTGGACCTATCGAAACGGACGCACTAAGAGCTTTTACCAACTACGAAGAAGTGCGCGATATGACGGCTAAGCTTAGCCCGCTAAATCGTATGGGACAGCCGACAGACTTGGCCGGAGCATGCTTATTTCTTTGCTCAAGCAAGGCTAGCTGGATAACTGGACATACATTTATAATAGACGGCGGAACGACATTTAAATGA
- a CDS encoding AI-2E family transporter, with product MKSNVFIVYLASFVVVAAGLKAAGTIVLPFLIAVFIAIVISPAINQLQKLKLPRIVAFILVVGVIFVSLGFVTNTVISTINGLLGHLPELQAKFKIFNDQVISILAKYGVEDVQKIIPSDYDPNKIFANLGTLLRSSTELASKSFFIFLLVTFMLFETHIFRQKVDYFASKNPQAEMIVDTFISNLKRYLEIKTIASFATGVFIFAGLEMLGVPYAPLWGIVAFVLNFIPTIGSIIAAFPAILVSLLINDISTTFWTVILYLVVNLAIGNFIEPRFLGKGLGISTLVVLLSLLFWGFLFGIGGMFLAVPLTMSLKLALDANPNTKFIAVLLSDKIER from the coding sequence TTGAAAAGCAATGTATTTATAGTATATTTGGCAAGCTTTGTTGTGGTTGCTGCAGGTCTTAAGGCTGCAGGCACGATAGTTTTGCCGTTTTTGATAGCTGTTTTTATAGCTATCGTTATCTCTCCCGCGATCAATCAGCTTCAGAAGCTAAAGCTACCAAGAATAGTCGCGTTTATCTTGGTTGTGGGGGTTATTTTTGTATCTTTGGGCTTTGTTACAAATACCGTTATAAGTACCATAAATGGGCTTTTAGGACATCTTCCGGAGCTTCAAGCTAAATTTAAAATTTTCAACGATCAAGTGATAAGCATTTTGGCTAAATACGGAGTTGAAGATGTTCAAAAGATCATCCCAAGCGATTATGACCCGAATAAAATTTTCGCAAACCTCGGCACGCTTTTAAGAAGCAGCACAGAGCTTGCTTCAAAGAGTTTTTTTATATTTTTGCTTGTTACGTTTATGCTTTTTGAAACGCACATATTTAGGCAAAAGGTTGATTATTTTGCCAGCAAAAACCCGCAAGCCGAGATGATCGTAGATACCTTTATCTCAAATTTAAAGCGCTATCTTGAGATAAAGACCATAGCTTCTTTTGCGACGGGAGTTTTTATATTTGCAGGGCTTGAGATGCTTGGTGTGCCTTACGCTCCGCTTTGGGGGATTGTCGCTTTTGTTTTAAACTTTATCCCGACTATCGGCTCTATCATAGCGGCGTTTCCTGCGATACTTGTTTCGCTTCTTATAAACGATATTAGCACGACGTTTTGGACCGTGATACTATATCTTGTCGTGAATTTAGCTATCGGAAATTTTATTGAGCCGAGATTTCTTGGCAAAGGGCTTGGCATAAGCACTCTTGTTGTGCTGCTTAGCCTTCTTTTTTGGGGATTTTTATTCGGTATCGGCGGTATGTTTTTGGCAGTTCCGCTTACTATGAGCCTTAAATTGGCTCTTGATGCCAACCCTAACACGAAATTTATCGCCGTTTTACTTAGCGATAAGATTGAAAGGTAG
- a CDS encoding flavodoxin domain-containing protein, translating into MIGIFYATGKGDTQKACEYAAAKLGAEVKVIKAVKDVAQSSEFEGFDLLILASSSYGFGELHEDWKAKLGLLKEANLKGKKVALIGVGNQERHGDNFCGGIVEFLPFVKGASLLGAKDKDGYKFDYSSAFINGKFIGLVLDTKGDKEYEKRIDKWASDIKAQI; encoded by the coding sequence ATGATAGGAATATTTTACGCAACAGGCAAAGGCGATACGCAAAAAGCGTGCGAATATGCGGCAGCTAAGTTGGGTGCCGAAGTTAAAGTGATAAAAGCGGTTAAAGATGTAGCGCAATCAAGCGAATTTGAAGGCTTTGATCTTTTGATCTTAGCAAGCTCAAGTTATGGATTTGGCGAGCTTCATGAGGATTGGAAGGCAAAGCTTGGCTTGCTAAAAGAGGCAAATTTAAAAGGTAAAAAAGTAGCTTTAATAGGAGTTGGCAATCAAGAGCGCCACGGCGATAACTTCTGTGGCGGGATAGTTGAGTTTTTGCCTTTTGTAAAGGGAGCTTCATTGCTTGGTGCAAAAGATAAGGACGGATATAAATTTGACTACTCATCTGCATTTATAAACGGTAAATTTATCGGACTAGTGCTTGATACGAAGGGCGATAAAGAGTACGAAAAACGTATAGATAAATGGGCAAGCGACATAAAAGCTCAAATTTAA
- the pgsA gene encoding CDP-diacylglycerol--glycerol-3-phosphate 3-phosphatidyltransferase, which translates to MSLNLPNLLAFLRILLAPAMFYILVNANTHFEDVHISWINYFAGLIFVIASVTDFFDGYIARAWDQKTKLGAIIDPLADKMLTLAAFLGLMMMDRASPWAIYLILIREFFITGFRVVIAAEGLNLAASMAGKVKTVFQMIAIGFLIMQWPFANLLLWIAVGLTLYSGFEYIFAYIKSDK; encoded by the coding sequence ATGAGCTTAAATTTACCGAATTTACTTGCGTTTTTACGCATTTTACTAGCGCCTGCGATGTTTTATATCCTCGTAAATGCCAATACGCATTTTGAAGATGTGCATATCAGCTGGATAAATTATTTTGCGGGACTTATTTTTGTTATCGCTAGTGTAACCGATTTTTTTGACGGCTATATCGCAAGAGCGTGGGATCAAAAGACCAAGCTTGGTGCCATCATTGATCCCTTGGCCGATAAGATGCTGACTCTGGCTGCATTTTTGGGGCTCATGATGATGGATAGAGCAAGTCCTTGGGCTATATATCTCATCTTGATTCGTGAATTTTTCATAACCGGCTTTCGCGTGGTTATCGCAGCCGAAGGGCTAAATTTGGCAGCTTCAATGGCGGGAAAAGTAAAAACCGTATTTCAAATGATAGCCATAGGATTTTTGATAATGCAGTGGCCGTTTGCAAATTTACTACTCTGGATAGCGGTTGGATTAACGCTATATTCGGGGTTTGAGTATATTTTTGCTTATATTAAATCGGATAAGTAA
- the dapA gene encoding 4-hydroxy-tetrahydrodipicolinate synthase, translating to MNKRVIQGAMTALITPFKNGKLDEQAYEKLIKRQIKNGIDAVVPVGTTGESATLTHDEHRICIEIAVSACKDTGVKVLAGAGSNATHEAVGLAQFAQSHGAGGILSVAPYYNKPTQEGLYQHYKTIASSVEIPVLLYNVPGRVGVDILPCTIFRLFNDCENIFGVKEASGSIDRCVDLLAHEPNLVVISGEDAINYPILSNGGKGVISVTSNLLPDKISELTHLALDEEYIKAKAINDKLYNINKMLFCESNPIPIKAAMYIAGLLETLEYRLPLCAPSSENLKNIEETMKQYEIKGF from the coding sequence GTGAATAAAAGAGTCATACAAGGCGCTATGACAGCGCTTATCACGCCTTTTAAAAACGGTAAATTAGACGAACAGGCTTACGAAAAGCTCATAAAACGCCAGATAAAAAACGGCATAGACGCCGTGGTGCCTGTAGGAACGACCGGAGAGAGTGCTACGCTAACTCATGATGAACATAGAATTTGTATCGAGATAGCCGTTAGCGCTTGTAAGGATACGGGAGTAAAGGTTCTTGCGGGTGCCGGCAGTAATGCGACTCATGAAGCTGTTGGGCTTGCGCAATTTGCTCAATCGCACGGAGCGGGCGGCATCCTTTCGGTTGCACCATACTACAACAAGCCTACTCAAGAAGGGCTTTATCAGCACTACAAAACCATAGCAAGCAGCGTTGAAATTCCCGTGCTTTTATATAACGTGCCGGGTCGCGTGGGAGTTGATATCCTGCCATGCACTATTTTTAGGCTGTTTAATGATTGTGAGAATATATTTGGAGTAAAAGAGGCTAGCGGAAGTATCGATAGATGCGTAGATCTGCTTGCGCACGAGCCAAATTTGGTCGTTATAAGTGGCGAAGATGCGATAAACTACCCTATCCTTTCAAACGGCGGTAAAGGCGTCATATCGGTAACTTCAAATTTGCTTCCGGATAAAATTTCAGAGCTTACGCACTTAGCGCTTGATGAGGAGTATATCAAGGCAAAAGCGATAAATGATAAGCTTTACAATATCAATAAAATGCTATTTTGCGAAAGCAATCCGATCCCTATAAAAGCGGCTATGTATATCGCGGGACTCCTTGAAACGCTTGAGTATCGCTTGCCGCTTTGTGCGCCAAGTAGTGAAAATTTAAAAAACATAGAAGAGACTATGAAACAATACGAAATAAAAGGATTTTGA
- a CDS encoding 2-oxoglutarate ferredoxin oxidoreductase subunit beta gives MAFNYDKYLRIDKMPTLWCWGCGDGVILKAVIRAIDKLGWDMDDVCVVSGIGCSGRFSSYMNCNTVHTTHGRAIAYATGIKLANPNKHVIVVTGDGDGLAIGGNHTIHGCRRNINLNHILINNFIYGLTNSQTSPTTPRGMWTVTAQLGNIDPSFDACKLAIAAGATFVARQNVIEATKLEKILAEGFAHDGYSFFDVFSNCHINLGRKNKMAQAVQTLEWIESLCVSKTKFDALSEDEQKGKFPLGILHHDTTKTEYTKAYDQVIKAAKSGEKIDFGAMI, from the coding sequence ATGGCATTTAACTACGATAAATATCTAAGAATAGACAAGATGCCGACCCTTTGGTGCTGGGGATGTGGCGACGGCGTGATACTTAAAGCGGTCATTCGCGCTATAGATAAGCTTGGATGGGATATGGATGATGTCTGCGTGGTTTCTGGTATCGGCTGCTCCGGACGATTTAGCTCTTATATGAACTGCAACACCGTTCACACGACTCACGGACGAGCAATAGCCTATGCGACGGGCATAAAGCTGGCAAATCCAAACAAACACGTGATCGTAGTAACCGGTGACGGAGACGGGCTTGCTATAGGCGGCAACCACACTATACACGGCTGTAGGCGCAATATCAACTTAAACCATATCCTCATAAACAACTTCATCTACGGGCTTACAAACTCCCAAACCAGCCCGACTACTCCGCGCGGAATGTGGACGGTTACGGCGCAACTTGGAAACATCGATCCAAGCTTTGATGCTTGTAAGCTTGCAATCGCGGCTGGAGCGACATTTGTAGCTAGGCAAAACGTTATAGAAGCTACAAAGCTAGAGAAAATTTTAGCCGAAGGCTTTGCTCACGACGGATACAGCTTCTTTGACGTGTTTTCAAACTGTCATATAAATTTAGGCAGAAAAAACAAGATGGCTCAAGCCGTTCAAACTCTTGAATGGATAGAGTCGCTTTGCGTGAGCAAAACGAAATTTGATGCTCTTAGCGAGGATGAGCAAAAGGGCAAATTCCCGCTTGGAATTTTGCATCACGACACAACCAAAACCGAATACACCAAAGCCTACGATCAGGTGATAAAAGCCGCTAAGAGTGGAGAGAAAATCGACTTTGGAGCGATGATATGA
- a CDS encoding 2-oxoglutarate synthase subunit alpha: MREIISSGNELVALAAIDAGCNFFGGYPITPSSEIAHELSVLLPKNDGKFIQMEDEIAGISVALGAAMSGAKAMTASSGPGISLKAEQIGLGFIAEIPLVIVNVMRGGPSTGLPTRVSQGDILQAKNPSHGDINSIVIAPASLEECYTETIRAFNLAERFMTPVFLLLDETIGHMHAKAILPELSELEIYNRKQFEGEASEYKPYKAASDEPATLNKFFKGYRYHITGLHHGETGFPTEDGKIVEYNINRLFNKINAHTDKIDSFEEYRLDDAEICIIAYGSVARAAKEAVEILRKEGLKVGLFKPITLFPVAKEKLKNISAKFEKILICELNLGQYTGEIQKATLKESFKTLHKANGRPISPQEIIAKIGEF, from the coding sequence ATGAGAGAGATCATATCAAGCGGAAATGAGCTAGTAGCACTTGCTGCGATAGATGCGGGATGTAACTTCTTTGGCGGATATCCGATAACTCCTTCAAGCGAGATAGCTCACGAGCTAAGCGTGCTTTTGCCAAAAAACGACGGCAAATTTATCCAAATGGAAGATGAGATAGCGGGAATTTCAGTAGCACTTGGAGCCGCTATGAGCGGAGCTAAGGCTATGACCGCAAGCTCGGGACCCGGGATCTCGCTTAAGGCCGAGCAGATAGGGCTTGGATTTATCGCCGAAATTCCGCTCGTGATCGTAAATGTAATGCGCGGAGGACCAAGTACGGGACTTCCTACACGCGTATCACAAGGCGATATCTTGCAGGCAAAAAACCCGAGCCACGGCGATATAAACAGCATAGTTATCGCTCCTGCAAGCTTAGAGGAGTGCTACACTGAGACTATTCGAGCCTTTAATCTAGCCGAGCGTTTCATGACGCCTGTGTTTTTACTGCTTGATGAGACTATAGGGCACATGCACGCTAAGGCGATTTTGCCTGAACTTAGCGAGCTTGAAATTTATAATAGAAAGCAGTTTGAAGGCGAGGCAAGCGAGTATAAGCCTTACAAAGCCGCAAGCGATGAGCCGGCGACTTTGAATAAATTTTTTAAAGGTTACAGATATCATATCACGGGGCTTCATCACGGCGAAACCGGCTTTCCTACAGAAGACGGCAAGATAGTAGAATACAACATCAACAGGCTGTTTAACAAGATAAATGCTCACACCGACAAGATAGACTCTTTTGAGGAGTATAGACTAGATGACGCTGAAATTTGCATCATAGCTTACGGAAGCGTGGCAAGAGCCGCTAAAGAGGCGGTTGAAATTTTACGCAAAGAGGGCTTGAAAGTAGGGCTGTTTAAGCCTATTACGCTATTTCCGGTAGCAAAAGAAAAGCTAAAAAATATCAGTGCAAAATTTGAGAAAATTTTAATCTGCGAGCTAAATTTAGGTCAATACACGGGCGAAATTCAAAAGGCAACGCTTAAAGAGAGCTTTAAAACGCTTCACAAGGCAAACGGACGACCGATCAGCCCGCAAGAGATCATCGCCAAGATAGGGGAGTTTTAA
- the sucD gene encoding succinate--CoA ligase subunit alpha → MSILIDKNTKVIVQGFTGKEGTFHSQSCLEYGTQILGGVTPFKGGQTHLNLPVFDTVEQAVNATKADTSLVFVPSAFAKDAIIEAADAGIKLAVVITEHVPVLDMLHAKAYAIKKGMRIIGPNCPGIISSNECKLGIMPSSVFKRAQTNIGIISKSGTLTYEGANEIIKAGFGISTAVGIGGDAVIGMAYEELLELFEADNDTKAILLIGEIGGDLEVKACKMIKEKISKPIVAFIAGNSAPKGRKMGHAGAIINGIEGSAEYKMKALREAGVFVVDTPTDIGAKFKEIIKI, encoded by the coding sequence ATCGTGCAGGGCTTTACGGGCAAGGAAGGGACATTTCACTCTCAAAGCTGTCTAGAATACGGCACGCAAATTTTAGGCGGAGTAACTCCTTTTAAAGGAGGGCAAACTCATCTAAATTTGCCCGTGTTTGACACGGTAGAGCAAGCCGTAAATGCGACAAAAGCCGATACAAGCTTAGTCTTTGTGCCAAGCGCCTTTGCAAAAGACGCTATAATCGAAGCTGCGGACGCCGGCATAAAACTAGCCGTAGTTATCACCGAGCATGTGCCTGTGCTTGATATGCTTCATGCTAAAGCTTACGCGATCAAAAAAGGAATGCGTATCATCGGACCAAACTGCCCGGGTATCATAAGCTCAAACGAGTGTAAGCTGGGCATCATGCCAAGCTCTGTCTTTAAGCGAGCGCAAACCAACATCGGTATCATATCCAAATCAGGCACCTTAACCTACGAAGGTGCAAACGAGATCATCAAAGCGGGGTTTGGAATTTCAACCGCCGTGGGCATAGGCGGAGACGCCGTTATAGGAATGGCTTACGAGGAGCTTTTAGAGCTTTTTGAAGCTGATAATGATACCAAAGCGATACTTTTAATAGGAGAAATCGGCGGAGATCTTGAAGTAAAAGCCTGCAAGATGATAAAAGAGAAAATTTCAAAGCCGATAGTTGCCTTTATCGCAGGAAATTCCGCTCCAAAAGGGCGTAAAATGGGTCATGCAGGAGCTATTATAAACGGCATAGAAGGAAGTGCGGAGTATAAGATGAAAGCGCTTAGAGAAGCAGGCGTGTTTGTCGTGGATACTCCTACTGATATAGGTGCGAAATTTAAAGAGATAATAAAAATTTAA
- a CDS encoding 2-oxoacid:acceptor oxidoreductase family protein has protein sequence MKRQLRFVGVGGQGVILAGEILAAAKIEEGGYGVKASTYTSQVRGGPTKVDILLSEDEILYPYANEGEIEFMLATAQVSFELFKEGVKDGGIIVIEPNLVHASDEDRKRWQIYEIPIITIAKDEVRNVITQSVVALGVAVEMSGCMDANLVREVMLSKVPPKVHEANTKAYELGIKYAKEIKK, from the coding sequence ATGAAAAGACAGCTTAGATTTGTAGGTGTGGGCGGTCAGGGTGTTATACTAGCGGGTGAAATTCTAGCCGCAGCCAAGATAGAAGAGGGCGGATACGGGGTTAAGGCCTCGACTTATACATCGCAGGTTAGAGGAGGGCCGACGAAGGTTGATATCTTGCTTAGCGAAGATGAAATTTTATATCCTTATGCAAACGAAGGCGAGATAGAATTTATGCTTGCGACGGCTCAGGTAAGCTTTGAGCTATTTAAAGAGGGTGTTAAAGACGGCGGTATCATCGTCATAGAGCCAAATTTGGTTCACGCAAGCGATGAGGATAGAAAGAGGTGGCAAATTTATGAAATTCCCATCATCACTATCGCAAAAGACGAGGTTAGAAACGTCATAACTCAAAGCGTAGTTGCGCTTGGTGTGGCGGTTGAGATGAGTGGGTGCATGGACGCAAATTTAGTGCGCGAAGTTATGCTCTCAAAGGTGCCGCCAAAGGTGCATGAGGCTAATACAAAAGCTTATGAATTAGGTATAAAATATGCAAAGGAGATAAAGAAATGA